Below is a genomic region from Pseudomonas sp. JQ170C.
AATGGCGCCGACGGCGTGGCCCTGGCGCGCCAGGAAAAGCCCGATGCGGTGCTGATGGATATCGTCATGCCCGGCATGAACGGTTTCCAGGCGACTCGCCAATTGAGCAAGGATGCGCAGACGGCGCACATCCCGGTCATTATCGTCACCACCAAGGATCAGGAGACCGACAAGGTCTGGGGCACCCGCCAGGGTGCAAAGGACTACCTGACCAAGCCGGTGGATGAGGACACCCTGATCCAGAAACTGAACGACGTACTCAAAGGTTGACCACGCAGCCCATGGGCGAATCGCTGACGGCCTTCGAGCTGCTGCTGGATATCGACCGGCGCTGTCGGTTGCTGGCGGCTGACCTGCCGTTGCAGGAAACCCGTCTGCAGAGCTGGAGCGGTATCGGTTTCCGTATTGCCGACCAATGGTTTGTCGCCCCCATGGGCGAGGTGGCCGAGGTATTGCACGAGCCCCACCTGAGCCGCATTCCCGGGGTCAAGCCCTGGGTGAGTGGAGTGGCCAACCTGCGCGGCCGCCTGCTGCCGGTGATGGACCTGTGCGGCTTTTTCGGCCTGGGCCTGTCGGCACCGCGCAAGCAGCGCCGGGTGCTGGTGCTCGATCATGAAGAGCTGTTTGCCGGGCTTTTGGTTGATGAAGTACTGGGGCTGCAGCACTTTCCCCTGCATAGCCTGGAGCTTTCGCCGCCCACGCCGTTGCTCAATGGCGCGGCGCCTTTTGTGCAAGGTCATTTCCAGCGCCAGCGCTGCTGGGCCATTTTCAGCCCGTTGGCCCTGGCCCAGGCGCCGGGTTTTCTCGACGTGGCGTTGTAAAGGAATGCCAGATTCGTGACCACTACCAAGTCGGCTACTTCGACCCAAGGCTCGCGCAGCAGCGCCCGGATCGCGGCGCTGTTCGTCGTTCTGATCCTCTCGATCATCCTGCTGTTCGCCAACTTCGCCTATCTCAACACCCAGGCCAACTATGACAAGCAGTACATCGGTCATGCCGGTGAACTGCGGGTGCTGTCCCAGCGTATCGCCAAGAACGCCACCGAGGCCGCGGCGGGCAAGGCCCGCGCGTTTCGGCTGCTGAGCGAGGCGCGCAACGATTTCGAGCAGCGCTGGGGCTATCTGAAAAAAGGCGATGCGGCCACCGGCTTGCCGGCCGCGCCGCCAGCGGTGCGCAACGAGATGGAAGCGGTGCTGCGCGACTGGGAAGGCCTGCGCAAGAACACCGACACCATTCTGGCCAGCGAGCAGACCGTGCTGTCGTTGCACCAGGTCGCCGCGACCCTGGCCGAGACGGTGCCACAGTTGCAGATCGAGTACGAAAAAGTAGTGGAGATCCTGCTGCAGAGCGGGGCACCGGCCAGCCAGGTTGCGGTGGCCCAGCGTCAGTCGCTGCTGGCCGAACGTATCCTGGGCTCGGTCAATACGGTGTTGGCCGGGGATGACACGGCCGTGCAGGCGGCCGACGCCTTCGGCCGCGACGCCAGTCGCTTCGGCCAGGTGCTGGACGGCATGCTCGGCGGCAACCAGACCTTGCAGATCACCCGCGTTCAGGACCCCGATGCCCGGGCACGGCTGGCCGAAATTGCCGAGCTGTTCCAGTTCGTCGCAGGTTCGGTGGATGAAATCCTCGAAACCTCGCCGGAGCTGTTCCGGGTGCGTGAGGCCGCCGGCAGCATCTTCAACCAGTCACAGACCCTGCTCGATGAGGCCTCGCGCCTGGCCAACGGTTTCGAGAACCTGGCCAGTGGCCGCACCCTGGATACGGTCGGCGGCTATGTGCTGGGCCTGCTGGCGCTGGCTTCGATCATCCTGATCGGCCTGGTCATGGTCCGCGAGACCCACCGGCAACTGCGCGAAACGGCGGAGAAGAACGAGCGCAATCAGCAGGCAATCATGCGCCTGCTCGATGAAATCGAAGACCTGGCCGACGGCGACCTGACCGTCACCGTGTCGGTGACCGAAGACTTCACCGGGGCCATTGCCGATTCGATCAATTACTCCATCGACCAACTGCGCGACCTGGTCGCGACGATCAACCTCAGCGCCGAGGAAGTGGCCGCGGCCGTCCAGGACACCCAGAACACCGCGCACCAACTGGCCAAGGCCTCGGAACACCAGGCCGAGCAGATCAGCGAGGCCTCGGTGGCCGTAGGTGACATGGCCGAGTCCATCGACCGGGTGTCCACCCATGCCTATGAGTCGGCCAAGGTGGCCGAGCGTTCGGTGGCCATTGCCAACAAGGGCAACGAGGTGGTGCATAACACCATCCACGGCATGGACAACATTCGCGAGCAGATTCAGGACACCGCCAAGCGGATCAAGCGCCTGGGCGAGTCGTCGCAGGAGATCGGCGATATCGTCAGCCTGATCGACGACATTGCCGACCAGACCAACATCCTCGCCCTCAACGCGGCGATCCAGGCCTCGCTGGCTGGGGAAGCCGGCCGCGGCTTTGCCGTGGTCGCCGACGAAGTTCAGCGTCTGGCCGAACGTTCGTCGTCGGCCACTCGCCAGATCGAGGCCTTGGTGCGCACCATCCAGGCCGACACCAACGAAGCGGTCATTTCCATGGAACAGACCACGGCTGAAGTGGTACGCGGTGCGCGCCTGGCACAGGATGCCGGCGTGGCCCTGGCAGAGATCGAAGGGGTTTCGCAGACCCTGGCCGAGCTGATCCACAGCATCTCCGACGCCGCCCAGCTGCAGACCTCATCGGCCGGGCAGATCTCGCATACGATGGCAGTGATCCAGCAGATCACCTCACAGACCTCGGCAGGCTCCAGCGCCACGGCCGAAAGCATTGGCGACCTGGCCCGCATGGCCAGCGAAATGCGCCGCTCGGTGTCCGGCTTCACGCTGCCACCGACGCCGCCACGTTGAGCGCGCGCCAGTGAGCATGGCAACGGGAGCAGATATGGCTGAGCTGCATGACACGGTCGCCCTCGCCTGGGTCAAGGGTGCCATCGGTGACTGCCTGGCCCAGGCGCGCCTGGCGCTGGAGCAGTTTTCCGCCGAGGCCGGCGATGAAGACGCGCTAACCGGATTTGTCGACAACCTGCACCAGGTGCGCGGCTGCCTGGTGATGCTTGAACTCAGCGGCGCCGCGCTGCTGGCCGAAGAGCTGGAGCAGCTAGGGCAGGCGCTGCGGGCAAAGCGGGTAAGCCAGCGTGGCGAAGCCCTTGGCGCGTTGTTTCGCGGCCTTGAGCAATTGCCGTTGTACCTGGACCGGCTGCGCAGTGCCCGTCGCGACCTGCCGTTGGTGGTACTGCCGGTGCTTAACCAGCTGCGCGCGGAGCGCGGAGTCGAGCCGCTGGGGCAGGGTAGCCTGTTGACGACAGCACCCGCACCGGCTGAAGAGCTGGCCAATCTCGACCTGTCCCTGAGCGCCTTGCGCGAGCGGTTGCACGCAGGCTCCGACCGCGATGCCATGCGTTCGGTGGTGGCTGCGTTGTG
It encodes:
- the pilH gene encoding twitching motility response regulator PilH translates to MARVLIVDDSPTEMYKLTGMLEKHGHQVLKAENGADGVALARQEKPDAVLMDIVMPGMNGFQATRQLSKDAQTAHIPVIIVTTKDQETDKVWGTRQGAKDYLTKPVDEDTLIQKLNDVLKG
- a CDS encoding chemotaxis protein CheW → MTTQPMGESLTAFELLLDIDRRCRLLAADLPLQETRLQSWSGIGFRIADQWFVAPMGEVAEVLHEPHLSRIPGVKPWVSGVANLRGRLLPVMDLCGFFGLGLSAPRKQRRVLVLDHEELFAGLLVDEVLGLQHFPLHSLELSPPTPLLNGAAPFVQGHFQRQRCWAIFSPLALAQAPGFLDVAL
- a CDS encoding methyl-accepting chemotaxis protein; translated protein: MTTTKSATSTQGSRSSARIAALFVVLILSIILLFANFAYLNTQANYDKQYIGHAGELRVLSQRIAKNATEAAAGKARAFRLLSEARNDFEQRWGYLKKGDAATGLPAAPPAVRNEMEAVLRDWEGLRKNTDTILASEQTVLSLHQVAATLAETVPQLQIEYEKVVEILLQSGAPASQVAVAQRQSLLAERILGSVNTVLAGDDTAVQAADAFGRDASRFGQVLDGMLGGNQTLQITRVQDPDARARLAEIAELFQFVAGSVDEILETSPELFRVREAAGSIFNQSQTLLDEASRLANGFENLASGRTLDTVGGYVLGLLALASIILIGLVMVRETHRQLRETAEKNERNQQAIMRLLDEIEDLADGDLTVTVSVTEDFTGAIADSINYSIDQLRDLVATINLSAEEVAAAVQDTQNTAHQLAKASEHQAEQISEASVAVGDMAESIDRVSTHAYESAKVAERSVAIANKGNEVVHNTIHGMDNIREQIQDTAKRIKRLGESSQEIGDIVSLIDDIADQTNILALNAAIQASLAGEAGRGFAVVADEVQRLAERSSSATRQIEALVRTIQADTNEAVISMEQTTAEVVRGARLAQDAGVALAEIEGVSQTLAELIHSISDAAQLQTSSAGQISHTMAVIQQITSQTSAGSSATAESIGDLARMASEMRRSVSGFTLPPTPPR